One segment of Eschrichtius robustus isolate mEscRob2 chromosome 3, mEscRob2.pri, whole genome shotgun sequence DNA contains the following:
- the LOC137760752 gene encoding signal recognition particle 14 kDa protein-like, translated as MELTRLFQKCRLSGSVYITLKKYDGRTKPIPRKGSVEGFEPSENKCLLRATDGKKKISTVVSSKEVNTFQMACSNLLRANMDGLEKRDKKSQSKKNKAGQ; from the coding sequence ATGGAGCTGACCAGGCTCTTCCAGAAGTGCCGGTTGTCGGGCAGCGTGTACATCACCCTGAAGAAGTATGATGGTCGAACTAAACCCATTCCAAGGAAGGGTTCTGTGGAGGGCTTTGAGCCCTCAGAAAACAAGTGTCTGTTAAGAGCTACTGATGGGAAAAAGAAGATCAGCACTGTGGTGAGCTCCAAAGAAGTGAATACGTTTCAGATGGCTTGTTCAAACCTATTGAGAGCTAACATGGATGGGCTGGAGAAGAGGGACAAAAAGAGCCAGagtaagaagaacaaagcagggcAGTGA